In the genome of uncultured Pseudomonas sp., the window GTAACTCCAGCTGGACCAACATTTGCCGAGTCTCGGGTATGCAGGTGATGGCGGGGTGAAAAGCTTGGATTTAGCTGTTTATCGGCCCATTCCCGCTGTTCGCTATTCCTATTAACGCGGGTGCATATGGACCCCGTCTGCAATCCGTACTCCCCTGGCGCTGGTACGCCTCCACCTGAGCTGGCAGGTCGCGATCAACTGCGCGAGCGGGTCCGTCAGTCGATCGGGGGAATTCGCGTGGGCCGACCTGCCAAAAGCGTAATCCTGGTTGGGGTGCGGGGTGTCGGCAAAACAGTACTGTTGAACCAGATGCTGCGAGATGCCGAAGCCTCGGGCAATCTCGCCGTCTACGTTGAGTCATCCGAGTATCGCTCTCTGCCAGCGATACTCGCGCCACAGCTCCGTCTCGCCTTGCTGCGGCTGAGCTGTATCGTACCTGCCAAGAACGCAGCGATAACTGGACTGCGAGCCTTAGCCGGTTTTGCCAAGGCTTTGGAGCCGAAGTTCAGCGATCTCAAGGTCGGTATTGACTACGAAGCCGAGGCAGCTCTGGCGGGCAAAGGTGATCTCGAGGAGGAATTTACAACCCTGCTGACTAAACTCGGTGAAGCCGCCAAAGCAGCTCACACCGTCCTTGTTATTTTCGTGGATGAGCTGCAAAACGTAGCAGAAGAACAGCTCGCCGCGCTTATCGCAGCGCTGCATCGCGTCTCGCGATTGATCTTGCCGGTTGCCCTCGTCGGTGCAGGCCTCCCACAACTCCGACACCCTGCTGGACATGTGAAAAACCACGCGAAGCGCCTCTTCGACTACCTAGAGGTCGGTTCGCTGGAGCCACACCAGACGCGTCTGGCCTTTGTAAAACCAGCGGAGGCCGAGGGCGTGACTGTAGACTCAGAAGCGGCCGACATGGTTGCTCACCTCACACGCGGCTACCCTTATTTCATTCAAGAGTGGGGCAGTCATGTCTGGGACGCAGGGCAGAATAACCACATCACGCTTGCAGACGTCCAGAAGGCGTCCGGGCACGTTATTGCTGCTCTGGACGAAGGTTTTTTTAGGGTAAGACTCGACCGAATGACCGTGGCAGAACACATTTATTTGCGCGCCATGGCTTCGCTTGGGGAGGGGCCTCATCGTTCGGGCGACATTGCGGCATCCCTGGGCCGTACAAGCCGATCTCTCACCTCAATTCGCAACTCCCTGATTAGCAAAGGGATGATCTGGTCGCCGCCCCACAACGGCGCCGCTTTTACCGCGCCGCTGTTCGATCTGTACATGTGCCGGATCATGCCCGGTGACAGCTGGCGGTCTAGCCTTCCAAGGGCTGACGGCATTTTTTGTCCACCTGAAGAGGGCTCAGATGCTTAGAAGCGAATGCACTCATCTTGCTACGGCTACGATGGTTTGTTCACATCAAGGCTGCTGTCACATCGACTCGAATTTGCACGTACGCTGTGGAGTGCTGAGCGGCTAAGTCGAGGCTTCACTGTGTGCGTCAAAAATGGGATCGACTTACCTGTGATCGGGGCGTAGGGTCGCTCATGGATATCTTTTCTACGGGCAGCATCGACATCAGGCTGGCAGGAGCAGAGAACAGAGAACAGAGCATGAGCGAACTCAGTGATGATGAAATAGACCGACTAGAGGCAATGATTCCTAAGCTGGCCGCCGTCGCCACTAATGCTGCGTATCTGCGTGCGGTTGCCGCAGGGCATTCACTGATAATGGCGAAGGATGGCGTGCTCGTACAAATTCATCCTGACGGTTCGGAAAAAAAGCTTCGCGACTTGTGCAGCAAGCACAGGGTCGAGTCTGGTAAGACTTTCAGTGTGGGTATTTGAAGCGCACCTGCCGACCAGGCGTATTCATAAGGCGAGCGCAGGCCACAGCGACTGGTAAGCACTTGACTATCTTGCCCCTGCGACGGAGCCTTCGCTGTCTAGCGCAGGGCCGCCAGCTGTTTGCTTAACTACCCGAGTAGACGAAGCATGCTGAGATGCTGGCTGCTTGGGCGTCGCCATGCGGTCATGTATTGGTTACACCCGGAGTTGCGAGTGCCCAGCTGGGGTTGCGCATCAATTCCGCTACCGTGCAATGGACTCATAACCAGGAGCTCCACCTCTCAATAGGACACGCGTGCGCGGCATTTTCCGACGCGGTGCGTCGACCGCTAGTCAGGCTGGTTGGTTGGGCCTGATGGGGCGGGCAGGGGTTGAAGCAACATCGAGGCGCGGCTGCTCAGCAGCACTCCGGCTTGGAAGTAGCCCATAACGGTTTCGACACTGCGATGTTCAGTCATGGCCATCACTTCACCCAATGGGGCCCCCTGGCGACCCGCTTCCGTTACAAAGCCCGAGCGTAAGCTGTGCGCGGCCCAGTCGCCGTCGAGGCCAGCCAATTTGGCGCGGCGCTGAACGATCCGTGCTACCTGATCAGACGATAGTCCGAACGGGCTGACTTTGCCGCCCTTGTAGAGGCGCCGAAAAAGCGGACCGGTATCGGCGGGCGCGGCGATGAGCCAAGCCGTCAACGCGTGTGCAGCGCGACCCAGCAGAGGTTTTTCGCGACGGGATCCCGTGGTGTCTGTTTTGGTGACGCCCAGCGTATAGAGCCAAGTGTCTTCATCCAGTTTGCGCACATCGTCGACCTGCAGGCCGGTCACCTCGGATCGACGACGCCCGCCGCCACTCCACGCCATCAGGAGGAGGGCGCTATCACGAGTACCGCGAATGCCATCCGTACAGGTCGCCAACATGGCCTCCAGAGCCTCCACCACAGCTGCCGTCTTTTTGCGGACAACTACCCCCTGGCGCGCCTGGGCTTTTCGCGCATCTCGCAGCAGCGTTTTCACTGCCAGTGCTTCAGTTGGGCTTTCCCAGTTGTTGAAGCGATGCCACCTGCCCAGTGCCGAAAGCCGATGACATACCGTGTTGTAGCTCAGAGGTCCCGGCTTTGCCTTCACACGTGCCGCGACTAACGCGGCATCGATGGTCGGCGGTAGCAGATAGGTCCATGCACCATTTGCCAGTGGGCGCGCCAGGTGATCCACCACGAACTGAATGACTACAGTCGACTGTACAGGCGCATCGCCCATCGCAACGCCGTAGCGCAGGTGCAGCCAAGCCGACCAGTAGGCGAGGGCGCTGCGATAGCTCCGTACCGTGTTTTCGGCGGTGCCGCTGGCAACAAAGCCTGCGGCCGCCTCCTGAGCCTTCAACGCCAATCTACTGGGGTCTAGGGTGGGCTCGTCGATCAACGGCATCTGATCAGTAATATATGATACGTCCAACGTATTATATTTCCACTATCCAATAAATAAGGTCGGATAATCTTTAATTATCCAAGGTGAGGCGATTTTTTCGTCGTTTGGCAGTCGCTCACCAGTACATCAAGGGGATGTGCGTCGATGAGCCACGAGATCGAGCGGTACCTGCAGGCCGGTACCCGCCCCAACACCCGGCGCAGCTACCGGCAAGCGCTCGAGCACTTCGAGGTCGCCTGGGGCGGCTTTCTGCCGGCGACCAGCGATGCCATCGTGCGTTACTTGGTCGATCACGCCGCCACGTTGTCCAGCAACACCCTCAAGCTGCGCCTGGCGGCCTTGGCGCAGTGGCATGTCAGCCAGGGCTTCCCGGATCCGACCAAGACCCCGCTGGTTCGTCAGATCCTCAAGGGCATTCGTACCTTGCACCCGAAGCCGGAGAAGCAGGCCGAACCGCTGCAGCTGCGCGAACTGGAGCAGTGCGTGGCGTGGCTGGAGCGGGCGGGCGAGAAAGCACTGGACGAGGGCGACCTGCCGCAGCTGTTGCGCTGCTGGCGTAATCGCGCATTGCTGCTGATCGGCTTCTGGCGCGCCTTTCGCAGCGACGAACTGTGCCGCCTGCAGGTCGAGCACATCCAGGTACGGCCGGGGGAGGGCATGCAGCTGTTCCTGCCGTGGAGCAAGGGCGACCGTGACAACCAGGGACAGACCTACAGTGCGCCGGCGCTGGCCCGCCTCTGCCCGGTGCAGGCCTACAACGACTGGATCTGTGTCGCCGGCATCGCCCGCGGTCCGGTGTTCCGCGGCATTGACCGCTGGGGTCACCTGCGCGAGCAGGGCCTGCACCCGCACAGCGTCATCCCGCTGCTGCGGGCGGTACTGAAAGCGGCCGGATTGCCCGCCGAGTTGTATAGCAGCCACTCCCTACGCCGTGGCTTTGCCACCTGGGCCACGCGCAGTGGCTGGGACCAGAAGGCGTTGATGGGCTATGTCGGTTGGCGCGATGCCAAGTCGGTACTGCTCTATGTGGACAGCACCGGCTTTTTCCCCGGGCAACTGCGGCCGATGGTGCCAGGCCTGGAGGCGGAGGCTTTGTCGAGTTTGCCTCGTCCAATTGCACTGCCGGGCAGTTGACCGCCTCAAGCCATTCAGCACTTCCGGTGATGGCTGCTTTGTTTCCGCGGAGCAATTACACCCAATGCTGGGCTTTGGCCTTGATGTGGCTGGTGTTATTGATACGTATCGAAAGGGCGACGGTAAACCATGAGAGTTCGCCATCAGATGATTGCTCAATTACAGACAGGAATGTTCAGCTTGCGTCGGCATAACATGATGCCACCAGCGACATAGACTCCAGTCATCTGTCAGTCCACCTGACACCGCCAGTCATGAGAGGTTAGAGCAGGCCAATAGTGCTCTGCTGCAAAGAGGATTATCTAAAGTTCGATGCTAGTGTGGCTGTAATCAGTCTCATCGCTGGACATAATTCAGAAGCAATTTTTTTCGCTTTCGGTGTTGCCACAATACCCCTGCCCGAACGAGTAAAGAGCGGATCATTAAATTTGTCACGTAGCTTGACCAGCGAATTGCTTACGGCTGGCTGTGTTACGCCAAGACTCTTGGCTGCTAACGTTATACTTTGTTCCTTGTAAATACACATAAAAACCACCAATAAATTGAGATCGATGGATGCAAATGTGTCCTCGCGAATAGTCATGGCAGAGCTCTCAAATCCCCTTTACAGCATCGCTTTCAATGTTTTCACCAGCATTTCGATGGTGTATTCGCAGCGTTTGAAAAAAATGGATCGGGCCGAGCTTTTGGCAAGTAATCAATCCTGTGCGATGCAGCGTGCGCAAGTGATCGGACACGGTCGATTGGGCCAACTTGCACTTGCGCTCAATCTGGCCGGCACACACACCGAGCAGGAATGCATGTTCCTGCTGCGGAAAGTGTTTCTCTGGGTCACGGAGCCACTCAAGGATCAACCGGCGCTGGGGGCTGGCTAACGCTTTAAGAAGTAGATCCACTTCCGTAAGTTTACTGCGGGAGTTCACCATCAAGGTCGCTCAGGCGATGTTCAATACAGGCTTCAGCCACTGAATGAAATCTTCCACTTCTTCATTGGTGATTTCGTGGCCCATGTCGTACAGGTATGTTTCATGATGCACGTTCAGTTGGTGCAACCAGGCATCCGCTTTTTGTGCCCAAGACACGGGGAGCTTGTTATCACCATAGCCATGAGCAATAAACGCCGATAGCGAACTCAATGCTTGAGCGCTGGCAATGTGTGGTGCCAGCTCAGGGAGAATTCTGCCGCTGAACAAGCCAAAGCCTAGCACGCAATGAGGGGCGCTAAGCCCGACGCTTGCACTGAGAATACCGCCCTGGCTAAAGCCAGCTATCACTGTAGGCATTTGTGGTAAGGCAGTTACAAGCTCCACTAGTTTCTGGCGGCTGGTTTCCGCTTGCTCTTCAACGATCACCGGGCCTTCGTTGGTGAAATTTACCTGAAACCAGGCAAAGCCCTCAGCTGCGATTTGCAGGCGGCTGCGTACCAGCAATATTTCAATTCCTTCTGGGATAAAGCCGGAAAGGCCTGCCAGATTGGTTTCATTACCGCCTACACCATGCAATAGCAGGAGACGTGCACGAGGGGCAGCAGCACGGATTACCCGACGATAGACAAGGCCGGATTGCGGTTCTTGCTGCAGTTCTGAAATGGCTAGTGGCAGGTTCATGCTTGAGTAATCTCCTGAGTGGCGGTTGGGCTTTTGAACAGGTAGCTGTCCATAGCCAGTACGCCGTCGGCGACACCGCCCTCTAGCACATCCACGGCGTAGTGCTCGCCTGCGGCACCGAGCGCCAGAAATAGCGGCAACAAATGTTCTTCACTGGGGTGCGCACGCTCGGCCTCCGGGGCATTGCGGCGGTAGGCGAGCAGCGCTGGCAGGTCACCGGCTTGCAGGGCGTCACGGATCCAGTCGGAAAAACGCGCTACGTACTCAGCCGGGTCGCCGTAGTTGCTACGGAACTCATAAAGGTTATGGGTCAGACTGCCGGAGCCAATGATCAGCACGCCCTGATCGCGCAGCGGCTTGAGTGCCTGGCCAAGCTGCCAGGCACCCAATGGATTGAGCGGGTGGGGCATGGACACTTGGACCACCGGGATATCCGCAGTGGGCAATAGGTGCAGCAACGGCACCCAGGCGCCGTGGTCCAGGCCTCGATTCGATTCGGTAGTTGCGGCAATCCCATTGCGGGAAAGCAGGTTGCAGATTTGCTCGGCCAATGCAGGATTGCCGGTTGCAGGGTATTGCAGGCGATACAGTGCTTGCGGAAAGCCTCCGAAGTCGTGAATGGTTTCCGGCGCCTTGCTGCTGCCTACACGCACGCTCCCACGGGTCATCCAGTGAGGAGAGACGATTACGATGGCGCTAGGCCGTGGCAGCGCTCGGCCTAGCTCAGCCAGGCGTGCCCCGGCCTGGCCGGGTTCGATGGCAAAGGTTGGTGCTCCGTGGGACACGAACAACACTGGATAGGCCAGACTCATGGTTGAAATCCTGCTTAGATATTGGGGCCGCAGCAGCAAGAGGTGGACTGATCGGCGTTGCAAAGCGTGTGCGCCGCTCACTGACCTGCCTACCCACAGCGCACTGATTGGCTGGGGATGGCTCAAAGTTTATAGATTCGATTTTGGAGATAAACTCAGATATTGGTGAATAACTATCTCGAAAACCGGGATAATTGGCGGTCACTTGTCGACTCTTCAGGCCGCTGCCAGCCGGAGCGCTGAGCTACACATCAAGGTGCCAATATTGCCCCCTGCGCCTGGCCAGAACGCAGGTTGGTGAGTAGATCCCTGGTCGGCGGGCTCTAGTATTTGGGGGCTCCCTGGCTTTGTTACAGATCAGTCCGCGCTCATCGCTATGGCTGCTGAGTGGCACCCTGAGTTAATGGGGCTGGCGTTGATCAACCCCGCGCCAAGGTCGCGCAGTAGCTGTCCGTTCTGCCGTTAGCTGTGGCCATACAGCTTCAATAACTCGTCGACCAGGTAACGAATTTTGGGCCGCAGATGATTGCTCTTCGACCATAGTGCGTGGACCTCGACAGGCGCCGGTTCAAAGGGCTCGAGTACCGTAACAACAACCTGCTGGGCGATGTCCTTTTCAAATAGACAGAGCGGCATCTGGCAAATACCGAGGCCGGCTCGCGTGGCTTCAATCATCGCTTCGGCATCGTCAAACTGATAGGTCGGTGGTGGCGAGAACTTCAAGGATTGCCCGGCCTGGGCCATTTTCCAGGGCATTAGGCTGCCGCGGCGATAGCCGACGATGCTGCGGTGCTGGCCCATGTCCTCGAGCGTCAACGGCGTACCATATTCTTCCAGATAACCCGGCGCTGCACAGGTTACCCAGCGGTGTGACGTCAGGCGTCTGGCCACCAGGCCGGGGACGTTGTCGACGCTGCCAAAACGAATGGCCAGGTCGATACCTTCTTCCGTCAGGTCCACCAGTTGGTCGCTAAAGGTCAAGGTCAGTTGCAACTGCGGGAAGCGTTTGCTCATCTCCAGTAGCACCGGCAGTACCACCTGTTTACCGAACGCGACCGGCATGTCCACCCGCAAGCGCCCTGTGGGCACGCCTAACTTGTTGCCGAGGTTGCTCTCGGTGGCCTTGATCTCCTCCAGCGCATTGGACCACACGGTGAAGTAGGCCTCGCCATCCGGAGACAGGGACAAGCGGCGGGTCGAGCGATAAAACAGGCTGGTACCCACCCGTGCCTCCAGCCGTGCAATCGCCTTACCTACGGCCGACTTGGACAGCCCCAGGCGCTCGGCTGCCTCTGTGAAGGTCGCAGAGCGGGCGGTGGCGAGAAAAATATGGATGCCGCTGAAGGAATCTTCGGAGGTCATTGCCGTTTTCCTAGGCGCAAGAGTTGGTAGCAAATTACGCTACCTATCTGTGATTTCAAGGTTGTTTATCAGCTTGCTGCTCTACCTTAGCATGGCTGCTGACTCAGCAACCCTCTGCATCTATCGCATGGGGTTGGTCATTTACTTCTGTGAGGACGCCCCATGAAAGACGAAGTCATCAGCATTTTTACCCTAAGCCTGGCTCCGGAAGACTTCCCTGAATTTAAAACGCTGGTTGCCAAGATTGTCGCCGCTACGAGCGAAGAGCCTGGCACCTTGATGTACGAATACAGCGTCAACGAGGCTCGCACTGAGGTGCACATTATCGAGCGTTACCGTGCCGATGCTGTCGTTAACCATATTGAAGAAACCTTCGCGCCGTTCGGCGAAAAGTTTCTCGAGCTGGTGAAAATCACCAGCCTGCTAGTTTATGGCAACCCAGACGCGCCGACGCGCAAGCACCTGGATGCCTTTGGCGCGGTGTACATGAATCCGTTTGATGGGTTTACCCGGACCTGACACCGCCAGTCAGTAGCCGGCGGACAAGACCGCTGACTATTCAGCAACCGATCTAACCTGCCGGGTACTACCTGGCGCTAGAGGGTCAATACGCATGCACATCAATCTTGCCGGCAAGACCGCTTTGGTTACTGCCTCCACAGGCGGCATCGGCTTCGCCATTGCCCATGGCCTGGCGCTCACCGGCGCTATCGTGATCATCAACGGGCGGAGTGACAGCTCGGTCGAAAAAGCCCTGGCACGTTTGAGCGAAGCGGTACCGCAGGCCACCTTCAGCGGAGTCGCGGCTGATCTGGGCAATGCCGACGGCGTTGGCGTTCTTACAGCTGCGCTTCCCACCATCGACATTCTGGTCAACAACGCCGGCATCTATGGTTTGGCCGATTTCTTCGAGGCCGATGACGACTGCTGGGAAGACTATTGGCAAACTAACGTAATGTCCGGTGTTCGCCTGAGCCGCGCGTTGGTTCCAGCCATGGTCCAACGAGGTTGGGGTAGGGTGGTGTTTATCTCCTCGGAGTCAGCCCGAAATATCCCGGCCGATATGGTTCATTACGGCGTAACCAAGACGGCGCAACTGGCGTTGTCGCGTGGCTTGGCCAAACGTGTGGCCGGCAGCGGCGTAACCGTTAACAGCGTGCTGCCAGGCCCGACACTGTCTGATGGCTTGGCTGAGCTGCTCAAAGGAGAGTCTGCCCGCTCCGGCAAATCCTTGGAGGCCGTCGCTGCCGAATTCGTCATGACCCACCGTCCCACCTCGTTGATTCAACGTGCGGCCACGGTCGATGAGGTCGCCAATATGGTCGTCTATATCTGCTCCACCCAGGCGTCAGCCACCAGCGGCGCTGCGCTGCGGGTCGATGGCGGCGTGGTGGACGATATCCTCTGAACCCTTGACTACCTGGCACGTGTGTTCCGCACGGGTGACCTGAAGGTCACCGGCGCGCACGCTGTCAGTGAGTGAGCAGATCTCCAATCGATTCCGCTGCCAGTTGATACGAACGGCAACGCGCCGTCGGGTCGTAGATGCGCGCATCAATCATCAGTTCGTCTACGCCGGTGGTAGCACTAAACAACCACCGACTGAAGTCGGTGGGTTAGTGAATTACGGATTGAAAGTCCGGATACGCGTCGGCTGAACGACGCGTCGCATTAGTCCGGCTCCATCTTGAAATTATCGTTCGGGCTCGGCTCTGGCATCAAGTGACCCTCCACGATCCGGCACTCACGCTGCCTCGCCAACTCATGTAGCACCTCCCCCCAGGTGCTTGCGGATCGCTCCGAAGATCGCCTTCTTACGCCTCTTCGGGATGAATACAACGTGGTACTTACAGTCCCACTTCGTGTGAGCAAGGCTTTGGTAATCTCTCATTGGGTACCCCTATCTCTTGGTCGAGATAGAAGGTTCCTGATGACCGCATCACACGGTCAACCTCAAGGAGTCCCTCGGCTAAGCCGGGGGATTACCTTGTTTATTTAAGACTTGAAAGCCAAGCGGATAGATCGTCCAACTGCCTCGATATCCCATGCCCACTCGACCCTTTCATGTGCTGCGTACGCCGGACCGGGGCATGACACCAAGGCTGAAAAGCTTTCTGGATTTTACCCTTGCCAAGTTTGGCGAGAACCCGGCAAAGGCAACCTGGCCGAAAGCAGCGAGCGGTTAGTTACGTGCTGAACGTTTCAAGGCGAAGGCTCCGTCATCCAGCAGCGCCAAGGCCAGTGCAGTGAATGCCAGAAAGACCGGGTATTCCCAGCCACCATTGGCGTTGGTGAAGCTCCAGCCATTACCGAAGTGCACGCTTGCTGCCACCAGCAGTTGCACGGTGGCTAGGGCCGCTACCCAGCGAGCGAGTACACCAAGGATCAGGAACAGGCCGCCGACCACTTCAAAGGCAATGACCGGATAGGCAAGAAAGCCGGAGAAGCCAACGGACTCAAAGAAACCTGCTGTGCCGGCCGGGGTGAACACCAGCAGCTTGGTCAGGCCATGAGCGAGAAACATCACGCCAAGGATTAGGCGTAGTACCAGGGCGGCATAGGGGAGGGTGCGGCTAGCGGCGGTCATGGGTGTTTTCCAATACGGGGAGTGTGGGTTGCCCGGGGCCACAGCTGTTTCGGCCGTGGCGCCAGGCATTGGGTAAGTGGGAATTAACGATTGAGCCAGACCGGCGCGATCTGCGTGCCGAGCCCTGCGCCATAGCCGAGGTAGATGTTCAACCCGGCCAACGCTTCCAGATAACGCGCGTTTACCAAACCGCCGGCATCCACGGTTTTCCAACCCAGGCTTTGCGCAAGAGCAACGGCGGTTTGTTTGGCTCGTGCGCTATCGCTGGCCAGGAACACGCTGCCTTGCTGCTCGTTGGCAAATGTGGGACCGCTGGCCAGCACTTGGGCGAACAGGGTGTTGAAGCCCTTGACCAGCTCCACACCTGGCAGCGCCTTGGCGATTTCCTCCGCTGCACTGGTGCTGTGGCCGATGGTCAGACCCATGTAGTCGGCTGTCAGCGGGTTGGTGATGTCGATGACCACTTTGCCTTCGAGACTGCCCAGACTTTTCAGCGCGGTTAAGGCGTCCTGGTAAGCAGTGGCGACGATCACCACTTCGTTCTGGCCAAGGGCCTGATCAGCGGCGAATGCTTCGACGTTTTGATGCTGCGCGGCGAGGGCGTGCGCCTTGTCCAGATCACGGCCGGTGATACGAACATGGTGTCCAAACTGGGACAACTGTTGAGCGAAAGCCGAGCCCATGTTGCCGGTACCGATAAGGGTAATGTTCATGTCTTTTGCCTCGTGCTGTGTGTGATGGGATCCAGTTTAAAGATTCGATTTACGAGATAAACATGATTTAATGTGACTTATAGTTCCGATAAGTGAGGCAATAATGGATCGCGCGTTGGAGATGCAGGTGTTTTGCGCCGTGGTCGACAAGGGCAGCTTTGTCGGTGCCGTCGATGCGCTGGAAATGTCCAAGGCCGCCGTTTCCAGGCATGTAAATGCGCTGGAGGAACGCCTGGGCGTACGCCTGCTGCAACGCACCACGCGACGCTTATCACTGACCGAAGAAGGACGGGTTTTCTACCAGCAAGCGCGGGAAGTGCTGGCGTTGATGGGGGAGGCGGAAAGCGCTGTTTCTTCGGGCAACCATGAGCCTGCCGGCGTGCTGCGGGTCAATGCGCCGGTGAGTTTTGGTGTGTTGCACCTGGCGCCGCTGTGGACTGCCTTTTTGGAGCAAAACCCGAAGATTGAGCTGGATATCAGCCTGAACGATCGCCAGGTCGATTTGGTGGAGGAGGGGTATGACGTCGCGGTGCGCATCGCCCGGTTGGAAAGCTCTTCACTGGTGGGGCGCCGGTTTGCCAGCACGCGGATGCGCCTGTGTGCAGCCCCGAGCTACATCAAAAGCCATGCACCAGTAGAAGTGCCGCAAGACCTGGCCGAGCACCGGGTGATTGCCTATAGCAACTTTTCCAGTGGGAACGAATGGAGTTTTACCGGGCCCGATGGCGAGCATAAGGTCAACACGCGTTCGGTCATTCGCTGCAATAACGGTGATACATGCCGATCTATTGCGTTGACTGCTGGCGGCATTTTGCTGCAGCCAAGCTTTATGGTAAGTGAGGATCTTCGGCGGGGTGATCTGGTGGAGTTGCTACCGGAGTATCGCTCGGTAGAACTGGGTATTTATGCCGTCTACCCAACCCGCAAACACCTGGCATCCAAGGTGCGGGCATTTATCAATTTTCTGGTCGAACAGTTTGAGCAGGTCGACTGGGAGTCCGGCTACCCAGCACAAAAGAGCCAAGCCCGGGCTGCAAAGAAGATGTAACACTCCTTGCAGCCCACTGGCCATTAACGCCGAATGACCTTAGGTCTTCTTCGGATCGTCGCCGAACAGCTTGCCTGCACCGGCCCAATCCGATGGCGCCACGTCTTCAAAAATGACGTAGATGTAATTGGCATCGGTACCGGTGTTTTTCACGATGCTCTGGGTGATTTCTGCAGCGACAGCTTCCTTCGCGGCGTGGTCTTTTCCTTCGAACCAGCTGACTCGTACAACGGGCATGGAGTGATCCTCTATTCAGGTTGGGTTTAGCGCGATTAGGGCTAACCATGCGGTCAGTCCGGGCTCAGCCAATCAATGCAGCAGAGCAGTCGAGAGAGAATAGGAGAGATACAGAAGGCGATAAACACGCTGTAAATCGCCTATATGTAGAAATTATTTCTCCAATCAGCCCGCCATTTACCGGCGCACCGGCGATCAACAGTTGCTAAGTACCGCTAGGGGCTGTTGCCATTTCACATGGGTAGCCATAGGAAGGCACAGGCCATGGCCACCACGCTCTCGTAATTTCTCTTGAGCTTGTCGAATCGAGATGCCACCGCCCGGTAATGCTTCAGCCGGGCAAAGGCGTTTTCCACCAGGTGCCGATTGCGGTAAAGACCTCTGTCCAGATCCGCGTTGCCTTTCACGGAGTTACGCTTTCTCGGGATCACGGCCTTGGCCCCTTGTAGCTCAACCTGCTCCCGGATTCTCTCGCTGTCATAGCCCTTATCCGCGACGATGGTTTCTGCCGCCGGGAGCTTGGAAATCAACGCGGGTGCCTGAGTGCAGTCATTGATTTGGCCACCTGTGATTTCAAACTCGATGGGCAAGCCGTGGGCGTCCACCGCCAGGTGAATCTTGCTGGTATTGCCAGCTCGACTTTTCCCTATAGCCTCATCGTTGCCGCTGGCAGCGCCTGCACTGTGCTGTGCGACCTACTGTGGCGTAGTTGGAATTCCAGTTTCGTGCAGCTACCCCGCAGTTCATCTGGGGGTAGGTTGACGGGAAGCTCGCAGGCTGAGGCTTTCGGGACCACACCAGTGGAACACGCACTCATGTCGAACAACTACCTTGAAGCCAGGATGTGGCGCTATTGAGTCTCGGCGCGACTGGAGCCCAACTGGTGTCAGAGCAGGTGCCGTGTCACCGCTGCGCTTCGCGGATCATGTTACGGGCGATAACCACCTGCTGAATCTGTGTGGTGCCTTCGTAGATACGGAACAGCCGCACGTCACGGTAGAAGCGCTCAATGGCGTACTCGCTGACGTAGCCGGCGCCACCGTGGATCTGCACGCAGCGGTCGGCGACACGACCGCACATCTCGGTGGAGAACATCTTCGCGCAGGAGGCTTCGGTACTGACGTTCTTGCCCTCGTCGCGCTTGCGCGCGGCATCCAGCACCATGCAGCGGGCCGCGTAGATTTCGGCTTTGCTATCAGCCAGCATCG includes:
- a CDS encoding ATP-binding protein; protein product: MDPVCNPYSPGAGTPPPELAGRDQLRERVRQSIGGIRVGRPAKSVILVGVRGVGKTVLLNQMLRDAEASGNLAVYVESSEYRSLPAILAPQLRLALLRLSCIVPAKNAAITGLRALAGFAKALEPKFSDLKVGIDYEAEAALAGKGDLEEEFTTLLTKLGEAAKAAHTVLVIFVDELQNVAEEQLAALIAALHRVSRLILPVALVGAGLPQLRHPAGHVKNHAKRLFDYLEVGSLEPHQTRLAFVKPAEAEGVTVDSEAADMVAHLTRGYPYFIQEWGSHVWDAGQNNHITLADVQKASGHVIAALDEGFFRVRLDRMTVAEHIYLRAMASLGEGPHRSGDIAASLGRTSRSLTSIRNSLISKGMIWSPPHNGAAFTAPLFDLYMCRIMPGDSWRSSLPRADGIFCPPEEGSDA
- a CDS encoding site-specific integrase, with amino-acid sequence MDVSYITDQMPLIDEPTLDPSRLALKAQEAAAGFVASGTAENTVRSYRSALAYWSAWLHLRYGVAMGDAPVQSTVVIQFVVDHLARPLANGAWTYLLPPTIDAALVAARVKAKPGPLSYNTVCHRLSALGRWHRFNNWESPTEALAVKTLLRDARKAQARQGVVVRKKTAAVVEALEAMLATCTDGIRGTRDSALLLMAWSGGGRRRSEVTGLQVDDVRKLDEDTWLYTLGVTKTDTTGSRREKPLLGRAAHALTAWLIAAPADTGPLFRRLYKGGKVSPFGLSSDQVARIVQRRAKLAGLDGDWAAHSLRSGFVTEAGRQGAPLGEVMAMTEHRSVETVMGYFQAGVLLSSRASMLLQPLPAPSGPTNQPD
- a CDS encoding tyrosine-type recombinase/integrase translates to MSHEIERYLQAGTRPNTRRSYRQALEHFEVAWGGFLPATSDAIVRYLVDHAATLSSNTLKLRLAALAQWHVSQGFPDPTKTPLVRQILKGIRTLHPKPEKQAEPLQLRELEQCVAWLERAGEKALDEGDLPQLLRCWRNRALLLIGFWRAFRSDELCRLQVEHIQVRPGEGMQLFLPWSKGDRDNQGQTYSAPALARLCPVQAYNDWICVAGIARGPVFRGIDRWGHLREQGLHPHSVIPLLRAVLKAAGLPAELYSSHSLRRGFATWATRSGWDQKALMGYVGWRDAKSVLLYVDSTGFFPGQLRPMVPGLEAEALSSLPRPIALPGS
- a CDS encoding LysR family transcriptional regulator gives rise to the protein MTIREDTFASIDLNLLVVFMCIYKEQSITLAAKSLGVTQPAVSNSLVKLRDKFNDPLFTRSGRGIVATPKAKKIASELCPAMRLITATLASNFR
- a CDS encoding ArsR family transcriptional regulator, which codes for MVNSRSKLTEVDLLLKALASPQRRLILEWLRDPEKHFPQQEHAFLLGVCAGQIERKCKLAQSTVSDHLRTLHRTGLITCQKLGPIHFFQTLRIHHRNAGENIESDAVKGI
- a CDS encoding alpha/beta hydrolase, with translation MNLPLAISELQQEPQSGLVYRRVIRAAAPRARLLLLHGVGGNETNLAGLSGFIPEGIEILLVRSRLQIAAEGFAWFQVNFTNEGPVIVEEQAETSRQKLVELVTALPQMPTVIAGFSQGGILSASVGLSAPHCVLGFGLFSGRILPELAPHIASAQALSSLSAFIAHGYGDNKLPVSWAQKADAWLHQLNVHHETYLYDMGHEITNEEVEDFIQWLKPVLNIA
- a CDS encoding class III extradiol ring-cleavage dioxygenase, whose translation is MSLAYPVLFVSHGAPTFAIEPGQAGARLAELGRALPRPSAIVIVSPHWMTRGSVRVGSSKAPETIHDFGGFPQALYRLQYPATGNPALAEQICNLLSRNGIAATTESNRGLDHGAWVPLLHLLPTADIPVVQVSMPHPLNPLGAWQLGQALKPLRDQGVLIIGSGSLTHNLYEFRSNYGDPAEYVARFSDWIRDALQAGDLPALLAYRRNAPEAERAHPSEEHLLPLFLALGAAGEHYAVDVLEGGVADGVLAMDSYLFKSPTATQEITQA